One genomic window of Diospyros lotus cultivar Yz01 chromosome 8, ASM1463336v1, whole genome shotgun sequence includes the following:
- the LOC127807341 gene encoding uncharacterized protein LOC127807341 isoform X2, producing MPSASAAPNSNPAKAKLIPDSDSSLAHFQKCVFKHKMRIPKKPTVSFSLSSLFFTSPSEFHSIRSLSSRAFRRSSCKTSANPTVGANQLDSSCTMKGISVDDNVSQSQSMTAEGGQGPCIWSSPGGGGSDIRIGKHIFCNRSLNMKNIVAVGFDMDYTLAQYKSETFESLAYNGTVKKLVYDLGYASELLEWTFDWKYMVRGLVLDKKRGNILKMDRHKYVKVAYHGFRELSKEDKVAAYGSTLTRDSFDEPDYALIDTLFSLAEAYLFAQLVDFKDNNPGKVPDGTDYSRMYRDVRAAVDLCHRDGTLKQMVAKNPEMYINEDASIVPMLKMLRDSGRATFLVTNSLWDYTNIVMTFLCGPHTADGSSTSKFEWLRLFDVVITGSAKPSFFHDEKRANLFEVVPDSGVLLNTDNGTPVPQVGAALHHPLKIMNKDCRVFQGGNVGHLHKLLGIESSSQVLYVGDHIYGDILRSKKVLGWRTMLVVPELEKEVELLWDLRDTREELRLLRKERDLVEGKIQRLKWSLKFEGLDGGEKQGLSFELAQLEHADISDYTFLDGSFFW from the exons ATGCCTTCGGCAAGTGCAGCGCCAAATAGTAATCCCGCCAAGGCGAAGCTTATTCCCGATTCCGATTCCTCGCTTGCCCACTTTCAAAAATGCGTATTTAAGCACAAAATGCGAATTCCCAAGAAACCTACCGTTTCATTTTCCCTCTCTTCACTCTTCTTTACTTCCCCTTCCGAATTCCATTCCATTCGCTCCCTTTCTTCGAGAGCTTTCCGTCGTTCTTCCTGCAAAACAAGCGCGAATCCCACCGTAG GAGCTAATCAGTTGGATTCCAGTTGTACAATGAAAGGGATTAGTGTTGATGACAATGTATCGCAATCACAGAGTATGACTGCTGAAGGTGGTCAGGGCCCGTGTATTTGGTCATCTCCTGGTGGCGGCGGCAGCGACATTCGAATAGggaaacatatattttgtaatcgatctttaaatatgaaaaatattgttgCGGTGGGTTTTGACATGGATTATACCCTCGCGCAATACAAATCGGAAACGTTTGAGTCTCTTGCGTACAATGGCACTGTTAAAAAGCTGGTGTATGATTTGGGGTATGCTTCAGAG TTGTTGGAGTGGACTTTTGACTGGAAGTACATGGTCAGAGGTTTGGTTCTCGATAAAAAGAGGGGCAATATATTGAAG ATGGACAGGCATAAATATGTAAAAGTAGCTTATCATGGATTTAGAGAGTTATCAAAAGAAGATAAAGTTGCCGCATACGGAAGCACTCTGACTCGAGATTCATTTGATGAACCTGATTATGCCCTTATTGATACCCTTTTTTCTCTGGCTGAAGCATACTTGTTTGCTCAACTTGTTGACTTCAAGGACAATAATCCTGGAAAAGTTCCAGATGGCACAGA CTATTCTCGTATGTACAGAGATGTTCGAGCTGCTGTGGACTTGTGCCATCGGGATGGGACCTTGAAGCAAATGGTCGCGAAAAATCCTGAAAT GTATATCAATGAGGATGCATCAATTGTTCCCATGCTGAAAATGCTCAGAGACTCTGGCCGTGCAACATTTTTGGTGACAAATAG TCTATGGGACTACACAAACATAGTAATGACTTTTCTCTGTGGGCCTCATACAGCGGATGGTAGTTCCACTTCAAAATTTGAGTGGCTCCGATTATTTGATGTGGTCATTACTGGAAG TGCAAAACCAAGTTTCTTCCATGATGAGAAACGTGCCAACCTCTTTGAGGTTGTACCTGACTCTGGAGTGCTACTGAACACTGATAATGGCACTCCTGTACCTCAG GTGGGAGCTGCTTTACACCATCCACTAAAAATCATGAATAAGGATTGTCGAGTATTCCAG GGTGGTAATGTCGGTCATCTCCATAAACTACTTGGTATTGAGTCGAGTTCGCAG GTTCTTTATGTTGGGGATCATATATATGGAGACATTTTACGCAGCAAAAAGGTTCTAG GGTGGAGAACAATGCTAGTTGTTCCTGAGCTTGAGAAGGAGGTAGAGCTCCTTTGGGATCTGAGGGATACCCGTGAG GAACTTCGACTGTTGAGGAAAGAGCGTGACCTTGTTGAAGGCAAAATACAACGTCTGAAATGGTCTCTAAA